The following nucleotide sequence is from Anopheles stephensi strain Indian chromosome 3, UCI_ANSTEP_V1.0, whole genome shotgun sequence.
GAAACCATGTGCGCTACCATGTGGCCGTGTAACAGAAGTTCATAATTGTGGTAAAACGGCCTGTCTAGCGGTAGTAGTGGCTGGTGTGCGGAAAGTGCTCCTTGAAAACTGATCGCTTTGCGAAACCGGTGTATCGGAGTCTCAGTGTTCACGGGGCCGGATGTTCGCAAATGATTTGGGCTACTTTGGAATTATATCGCTCTTCtgttcgttgttttgtttgagttgagctgtgtttttcccccctgCCGTTTTGCAGTCCAGGTTTCGCGTTACGAAGAAAAACCATCGAAGTGTAATGTTGATTTATGgttttcattttgttgttgtgccgtGTTCATCTTCTACTGCACACAGCGCAAGCGAAGAGTGATATATTTGTCCATCGTCCTCTGTTCCATACAATGTAGTCCTGGAGCAAAGTGAAGAAACACGGGCGAACCAGAAGACGATTAAAGGAAAACTGGACACGATTGAACTGCCCGCGCACTCTGGTCACTCTGGTCGATGGTGATGCGCTCACGATCCGATTTGATAAATGTGTTTAATTTGTCTATTCACTGGATGATTTCGAACGAATGAATGCAATTAACGGTATCGCGAGCAGTGGGCCAGCGCATGTAAATAGCTGTCGAGAATCGGGTGAATggttttcacacacacacatcaaggGAGGACTACAGCGTGCAAAAACGAAAATGCGAATGGAATGATTGAAGAAGCTTTCGTGAACTTTCCCATCTGCGGTCTGCTGGACGAGCGCAAATGCCCCTTTGTTTAGCACTCATTCACTCGCGCCGTTCCGGGGTTCGGTTCGCTTCATTATGGCTTTGCAAAaagggtttttctttcttacaCAACCACGTTGGCCGTTGCGCTGGATGTACTGCAACAAACGGTTGGTGTATTAAAAAAGTTGCCACCGTGGTGGTAATATTCCTGGAATGCACACCGTAGTATGAGCAGGTTAAATTCAAATAGTTCAATTTAACTTTTTTAATGACACGTTGTGTAATGTGTATGACACGAAAGAAACAACGAGTTTGTGTATTGGTTTTATAAAATATGTGCAACAAAATTGTACGTAATCTAATTGCAGAAATAGTGTGAGTGCTGGATTAAAGGCTCATTTAAATACACTGAGCGAAATAAGAATAACACCGTCCCTTATTTGGTAATGTTTTACACTTTGACTTATAGATTCTTCTATTTTCAGTTTAGAATGTTAATTCTATCTGTTTGAAACATTTCTGCATTGAAATTTGgaattttaccatttttttaacCCTGACTTTTGATCCGTTGCCTACATtgcaacaaataaataaattgaattgcattttcaaacaagcaagcaagcaccaAAATGTCTCATCTATGTGGTCAATATAACTTTTGTCTAGGGTAAACACCtcgaccgcctccccgtaagtagggctgactactttactacgggtaaaattaagtcacagaaatggcaggccgagacctttcgaagttgtagtgccaatgaccTCCATGAGCTTTTTTAAGCTGTTCAATTGCATGgggttgttttaaaaataatagacTGGAGGATGTGTAATAGATACAGGGCTGTAGAACTTGCTAACCAATCAAAATTCATCAAAATGTTGTTTGAAAATTATGCTTTAGTCAGTTACGAAATCGCACGAATTGCGTCATTTTCCTGCTGCCAAATGAAGTGTGGGCCCTTCCAAGACTCGCTAACAGCAATCCTTGCAAATGAAAAAGCTCCCCAAACTATCAGCTCacaatatttcatttttccaACTCATATCAGAATCGGGTTTTTCACGCAGACCTTCCCAAAAGTGTTGCCAATTATCAAAATCATCAATCAattaatcaaaaacaaaaaatccaaattTTTATTCGAGCTATGAAGCTCTGTGAAGTTGAAGTGAACTGAGACTGCGACGCCGCTTCTAGTGTTTGTTGCTTGATAGATAGATTTGCTGCACATGCATTGCGGTCAGTTGGTATTGcaattgtttaatgtttttatttgcgaCTTTTGTATAAAACGACTCCAATACTAATCCAATAACAACTCCTGCTGCTTCTCCCGGTGGTGAACATTTTTTACGGGTTTAAGAACCTTCTCCCTTTATTTGCCGTTTACTTTTGGTTGTTGTACAGTGGCGAGTAAACGGAGGTCGCGGAGGAGTTGGGGAggtagtgagagagagagagaggacgaGTGTTACAAAACACGTCCTGTTCGTATCGCGTTCAACGGTCGAGAGCCCGGATTTTCCTTCTGTACTTTCGTAGTCCTCTTTACCATAAAATAGCCTAAATTATGGCAAGTTCTCCGTTTATCCGTTTTGGTTTTATTCGTGATCGCTATGCTAACAACTCCAATaatataaaattgttttaaatctcTGACACTCGTAAAACGCATGTGTAGAACGCAGCGCTGATGCCCAATTTATTTAGttaataaataatgatttgTGGTGTGGTAGTTGAACATTAATTTATTACTTCTGTTTGGTTCCGCTTGCTTCTTGGAAATCAATTTCCTCTTGGCATTTCAACAATCTGAACATGAATATTTACGGCTCACTTTAGTTGCATTTTGAAAATGTATTGTTTTCTGAACTATTTATTAAAAGCACAAACATAATAAAACACTTAGGGACGCTTCTCTTCACTTCAACCACGCCATtaaaccaccaggcgtctccatttccGCTCGAACCTGTACCAACCTGCCGCGTGACCTTCATTGTGCCAGTTTTTAAAACCACTTGAGGCTACGGCGAGCGATGCTTTGATGAAGGGAAGTTTAATTTTCCAATTGTGAACATTTGAAACCCATTAGCCACAATAGACGGTGAGATCAAAGCCGTGgcgctgttgtttgtttgctcccCGGGGATAGTACATCCGGCGAGAGCTATAAACAGATGTACTGGAAGACtttggtttattttaaatgtttaacaATGGACAAGTTTCATAGGGAAGGGATCGTACATGAAGTAAAGGTAAGGAGGTTCGAAACCTGCCACGTGCAACCTCTTGGGCAGTGTAGTTCATTTTGATACGCCTCTACTCCGAGGATGTCGTGTCCAAGACGTCTGTTTTTGGTGTTTCGTGGTGGTGTCGTCTTACAAAGCTCAAAATAGGATAATGTTGTACTCGGTTGTGTTGTATTTCTTCTGCTTGAACTTTGCTAAAACTAGAGCGTTTCCTTGGAGCTTGGAGAAGTGCGACAACGGTTCGCTGTAAATAGAGTGCTGAACTATGGTGAACAGTAAACGGTTTGTTACAGTTATACGGTATGTTAATAAAATTCGTAAGTATTCAGTAGTACTACTAAGGATCGTCTTAAGTTTGCATCAAGGTAAAGTCCTGTTCGGAACTCTTGGTATGGTGAAGAAACTGTGTGTATGTCACCATCGTCACTGAGTTGCCTGACTTAGTTGAGGTTGCAATAATATGGCTGAAGATCAGTCCAGCAATGCTCAATTatgagattttttaaaaaataaaacaacacagcAGCTCAAACTGTACGAGAAAAAAAGTTACTATATAGACCATGACAGATAACAATGATGACGGAAGAGCTTTGACAAATTCAGCCGAAGTGAACTCTGGCTCATCATAAACGGCGCTGAATTTTACAGGCTAAGGCACAAAGAGGGTGTGCCAGGTAAATTTGACAGATACCcacggaaaaataaaataaaattgggaAAAAGCATTGGGGACATCGATGACGAGCTTGAACCGGCTCCGGAACCTGGAGCAAGCCCTGCCAACCTAGTCCATGGAGATAGGATCCGCAAAACGAATATCATTTTTGTGGCTTTGGTGCTGCTGGCTGTTCTATTAAAATCTGTTGGAATCAAAGGGCTCAGATCTCTGGAGTTAGGAAGGAGGCCACACATTCGGTACTGGGAGGTCGTTCAAACGGTTAGCCAACCATTTGATGCTATCCGTAACCGTATGGCAAGGTGCGGAATTCTGCTGCAACAAATACGCTCTACCATGTGGTAATCCAACGAACCAAGGCTTCACTATCATTTCCAGCATCCTGATGTACCGGAAATGAGCAGGAGGTTTTGTTGAAAGAAGAACAGTGCCTGCAGTTTGGCCTAGAAAGGCCTGCATATGGGCCAATCTCGCTCCGGATGGTTTTAACAATGTTAGAGAACACTACTCATACTTGATGATGTTCCGTTTCTGCTTTCCGGGGCTGGTCGTCATGATGCACGTGATTCATTTCCTCAATTCAAGTGGGTTAAACCTTTTTAATTGTACTTGGAGCTATAGGACCCTTCTTATGAATGACAAGCATGAATACTCTATAGGCTCTTCGTTGAGCGACATTCCTTGACTTAAACACATGGTTTTATATCTCAGACGGTGATCCCTGGAACGAAGTGCCAGATATCCCACGTTGTTTGGACTACAGCCACCTTAGAGCCCGAGCATGATAGTCTGATGCTACATTAACGTACTCTATCACCTTCCGAATAAGGGAACACTATAGTGTCCTCATACTCGTTGGATTACGAAGCTCGAGCGTCTTATCTCCGATCATTGCCACCAGTCGGCTACAACTTGATACAGCACGATCTAGTAGTTCACCGAAGAAGAGCCTCGTGTCTAGAACAACACCCAGATTCTGAACACACTATTTTCCAACAAGGTCCTGTCATTTTAACGCTTAGTTAAAGACTGTTGGAGCCTGTAAGCAGCTTAAAGTGGTAGCTACACATTTGTCGATGCAAAGATTTAGTGCATGGAGGATGCACCAGAAGTAACCGTCTCTCGGCGAGACATGTAGTCGCCTGGGCCTGGGCTCCGTGTTCGAACAGGGCTCACAATTAACTCCCCCTCACGGCCAGTAGATCCAACGTAGTAAGGGCTCCCAACTTTCATTCCGTTTAGGGCCTCCAAGGTCCGCCACTGGATTTGAGTAAACCCATTGCTGAAGAAACGGTGATTTTAAACGTGGCGACAGTTAACATGAAGGAAGGTCAAAAACTTTCGTAGACTCTCAATCGATTAAATGTAGCATCGACGAGATGTGTGCCAAACGCAAGATAAGCTTGCCTCAATGTTAGGATAAAATTCGTCAATTCATATGCAAACGATTTGAGCTGAAAACTCGCTCGAGAAATGTTCGCCATATCAGCGTAGACACAACAAAGTAATTCTGAAACTTGACACAATTCGGTCCCACATTTGGGAAACCAGTGAAAACATTCAAATGGGATATTATTCCTCACATGCTGAATTCTTGCGATAATGTACTATCATAGCATCACCAGTTCCAGATAGCAGAGCACCGAAAATTGACTCAGATTTGTAGATTTCCTCGCCAGACGAGTTCAATTTCTGATCAGACAAAACAATATTGATCTAATAACATAtaaaaaagtaagaaaaaatatatgaAAGAATAATTAGATGGGTGAAACTTAAGAACACAGTGAGCCCTAACTATTTATAGAAGATTTATGGCGCAGGATAAGCGTTAGGCTTTAGTCGTGGTCATGTTTTTGGTGCATTCGCTTGCGGCAATTAATTACTGCTGTGTGTTTATACGTTACAAGAAGGGGAAGTCATCGGTGGAATGATATTGGATGGCCGTTAGTTAATTAAGATGCCAACGCATCTGCTGACAGATGTTACCACCGACCCTCCCAGCCCCTCCTTTCCTCCCTCCCTTCCCACACCCGTTCAAATTCCCTTAAACAGACGATGGGTTTTACTAATTACGTTCGCATTTTGGGGCGAACTTGTCGCGAACGAGCACGCGTGTCCTGCAGGGATAAAGTTGCCCGTTTCCCGGATATGATGACGATTATTCCACGAACGGGACGACGTTGCTCTGTTGCGGGAGCGTTATGGATCTTTACGATGCGCCCGGGTCTCTTGCTAACCTTTCGTGTGACATGATTTCACATTTGTCTCAAGGTTTCACCGGCCGGCACGCACCATTctccacggtggtggtggtggtggtggtggtcgtggtggaTGCTACGTTGGTCGATCCTTATCTAACGAGCCTAATCTGTGGCACAACTTCCCAATCGAACCGAATCCACCCGTGGGGAGGGATTGGGTCCACGTCCGGCCATTGGACGTCATTCTTGGAATAATGTTCCCCCGAGAGCACTTCGGTGAAGTGGAAAATCATTGGTCGATATGTGGTCTGGTGGCTGACCCCTGCGGTATGCCCCAATATATTTGCCTAATGAGAAAGACCCTTCGCATCCTCGAACGGTTTGCGTCCCTCACCGGCGCTCTTTCAGTCTTCCAAAAACAGGGCATCCACAGGCACGAAGGAAGTTAAATTGGAAAACACGTTCGAACGTTTGCcgaaaaaagagcaaaacggGCGCTTTGTGACAGGTGAAAGTCGATACGAGGTTATGAGTGTGGTAATATGTGTTGTGTGACCACAAACACTACCCATGCGTACCATGAGTGGCTGTCCCTTTTTTTGATGGTTGTTTCTTCCGTCCTCTGACTACAAATGGGATGAGAATTTGAAGCCTCCGGAAAACTGGAGGAATGCTTACCACCGGCAGCTCCGTAAAACACTAAACGTGCAGATTCCCCCGTGCTAATAACACGATGGTTACGCCGCTAAACTGAAGAGCACCAGCAAATCATTAATTTCTATTCCCGGCTCCAATGTTTTCTacccatcagcagcagcagcagcaccaatcGACCATTGACGATGCAAACCGgcactgactgactgactgacggGCACGTATCGAGGAAGTTACCGAGTCCACCGGTAACCGGTCATTAGTGGATACACGCTCGCTTGCGTTTTAGTGAATTAAATGGTGAGTGCTGGTGCTCTGTTGATCCAGGCGCTCCGGACCGACAGCTCGGTGATGTTGATTGCTGGTGAAGGCGCGGAGTCGTGGGAAAAATGTGTCACTAATGAGGTAGCAGATACATTACAAATGGCCACATTCGCTGATCCGTAAATGTTTTGCGGATGTATAATTTAGCTTTTATTTATGGTGGGCCGGTCGGTTTCACTCAAACGATTACTGGGAAGCGTTTTGCGACATTCAGCGCGGGAACTGCCAGGGATATTTGCTTTCATTCGCGGTGTTTGAAAGCAATGATGGGTCACTTCTGCTGGTtgtaatgatttattttaagcatttaatattaattattcaaattggTTATGTTTGGGTTGCCCTTCGACAAGTTTGGTTAAGTGACTATTGTGGGGTACGATTAGAAACCTCAGATCagtagcaacaaacaaaactatatATAGCGAAAACATAAACCTAATCCTAATAttctatttaattaaaaaggcGGTCCGTTGGCCGAGGTtataacggcgctggtcttcacacggcaggacttgggttcaaatcccatccagaccgcctccccatacgcagggctgactactttgctacgggtaaaatcaagtcacagaatgtcagaaatggcaggccgagacctctcgaggttgtagtgccagggaagaagaagaaattaattGTAGTTTAGACAAGGAAATGGTTAACACGTCTCTCTCCGATAGGAAAGTGATAATGCGTCACTCGTGTTGTGTCAACTAGCTCTTTTCAAAGAGGAGATGCCAGCTGCTCACTGACATGTGAGATGTGAAGCCCCCCAAACAGCTTCGTACTCACTGAGGGCAAAGAGCTTGAAGAGTGCCAAGAGCTATTTCATGAGGTCAAACAGCTATCTCATGAGGGATCATAGAGAGCAAAGAAACAAACTATCCGTCTAGCTCAATTAAAGTATATAAGTATTTATCAAAAAACACCAAAGCAGTTAATAATTTTACGCATAAATAACCCAGGACTTAAGCCTGAATAACGAACGACCGCCCCATCTTATCACTTTTCACAACTAAGTTACCTTAAAGGATATCTTATGCtccaatttttattattcctaattatttattaatatttatggCTATTATCACATTTTAGCCAAACCTATACCTACCAGTTTCGTAAAGTGAGTGCCCTTGAGTGGGGGGATGGTTATACGCCCAAATTACATATTATCTTAGTTAGAGAACCTTTACGTATAATAAGCAAAATTTATAAGATTTAATGCAAATGCGAAGCTGGTCAAATATGATATCCCAAAATCACGTACGTTATTATTTTACGATAGCAAAGGTCAGGGAATAATAGTAACCGGAATCGAAAGGAGATCGGATTTTCGGTCCCATTTAAACTGCAGGATAAATTAGTATAAAAAGGGTATCCAATGATTCAAGACAGGAGTTCACAAGAGATTAGCCAAGTTAAGTCGAAGTCCAGTCCATCAGTGCGAGGGCTTGGGAACTAAGAAAAAATAGGAGTCATCTAAGCGTGAGAAATATTACATTCTAAGCTAAGTGAAAGTATTAAGTCTAAAGTGTTAAGTTCTTCTATTAGAGCGTTTCAAAACCAAAGAGTAAATTGTATGGTGACACTCAAATCCAGGATTTATTTCTGACAGTAATTCCTGGAGTTGCTGTTTTGAACAATGCTGACTGCTCCAAATCTAATTTAAAATGTTGCACTTCTCTACTAGGTTTGCTATATTGTATATGATATGTGTCGTTCCAGTAAAAAATTGTTCCCCCGAAACCCCAAAAGAAGCTTAACATCGTTACTTTATTTGTAGGAATAAAAGATTATCGTCAGGTGTTACAAACGTTACGTGAAGTTCTTATCGAATTCTTGCAATTTCCATTAACTTTCAGAAAAACAGTTCCTGGTATTGAACGTCGGCCCAAACTTTGACGGCTAAGCTGCAAATGAATTCATGTTAATGAGATGAACACGAGGTTACATTTTCTTGGAAATTACCCTTTTATATGCGATGTTAGAAAATCGCACCCCTTCTGCTGACGTGCTGACGAATAGTTACGACTACGGATAAGTGTTGGATTCGAGAAATCGTACACCTTACAAGAGggttttcctctctctctctttaccAACGAGGACACACGCTGGAACCAGCAGCTTTTCCATTTTACCCTGCAAAGAAGCAATGAAGCGTGTGCTGTACCGGGAAACACAGGGAACATGCAAAGAAATCCAATTTTTGAATATGCTAACCGTGTGCTTTTTCCTTCACATATTGCAGATCGAACTACGCCCTTGGTACGAGATGAAGCCAAGATCGCTGGCGGAGAACTAACGCCCCGGCCCAGGAAGGACCTACTCGCGCATATTTCATCGCTCGACCGACAGACATAGTGCCACACAGTCGTCATTGCAGCGCCAACAGACAACACAGGGACTAGTGAATTCATTTCACCGTAAAGACATCGTTCCCGGGAAGTGTGGTACCTTCTCCTTGTCATTGAGTGCAGAACCGAAGACGGACGCTGTCGGTGCAGCTGgagcgttttatttttttcgttcgttgttGCTTCTGCAGCtccggtttgttttgtgtgcattttttattttcgtcccGGGAGGGAATAAGCAGACACCGGAGCTCTGTCTGCTAACTTGGTAGGGAACTTCTGCTGcacggcacacacaaacacacacacagacggcaCCGGGGAGACGGGTTAAATGAAAATGTCAGACTTTGAGCGAATAAGGCTAGTGATTTTGGGTGGAGCCGGTGTCGGCAAAAGCTGCATCATAAAGCGGTTCCTGTTCAAAACGTACTCCGACAAGTATCGGCCAACGGTGGAAGATCTGTACAACCGGGAGTACGATCTCGGTTCGGTTACGCTCAAGGTAAGTAGCCACGGCTAGGGGGGCTCTTCCTTCTAGTTTCCAAGGGGGAACGAGTCCCGTGTGTGCCGGACGAGTATTTAAAACTGGAACAACATTCACAACAGGTTGACATCCTTGATACGTCCGGTGAGATGCAGTTTCCGGCCATGCGACGGCTCTCCATTGCGACCGCCCATGCGTTCCTGCTAGTGTATGCGACCACGTCCGAGGGTAGTCTGGGGTGCATCAAGCAGTGCTTCGAGGAAATACGCGAGCAGCGGGCCGACTTCCAGGACATCCCCATGGTAATCGTGGGCAACAAGTACGATCTGACGTCTTCGCACCGTGAGGTACGGATCGAGGACGTCTCCGAGTGGGTTTTCTGTGAGCTGCCAAAGCTAAAGTAAGTACCGAGCAGATGGGTGCGTTAGTGACACGTGACGAGAAATTCGCGGCCTGTTTGAAAGTTGGAAACAATTCCGGCAGCAAACTTCAACCATCCGTGAAAACACGCGTGTGTCGTGTCTCGTGAGTGTTTAATTGCCGTCACGATGGTTGTTGTGAAGTGTTTCATCACGCTCATGGTACTGTGAGCTGTCTTAGTGATGGGGGAATGGTTTCCTTAACGAACTGCACTGTGAAGATGGCTGTGAGGGGGCTTTTGGAGGATGGGATAGCTGGGGGAGTCTGCATTGTTGGATGTTGAAAACTCCTTCAAGCGATCCATAGCATTCAAAGTTGGGTTTAACATGCGTATGGGAAGAAGTTTTGCTGAGATGTACGGCTTATGCTATATTAGGAATGTACGTATCCTGAATTGAGATTCGCGGAACTCGTATCTTTCGGTAGAATATGAGTGAGCTGTTCTAATAATAATCCTGCATCAGCATAGAGGTgaatgtttaattatttttctatcatttcatttcatctctccctctctcttcttggtccAAGGAGAACTCTCTTAGGACAGGCAtaatttctgacttactagacttaatgagaTACGACGTAGTTTCATAGTCAGACTTCACTAccggggaacggtccggatgggatttgaacccggcGTATGAAGACCGAGAGCGATgtcacctctaccaccgggccgccccaacattcattacatttaaatttatttaagtaGACTCTATCTATGGTTAAGctcaatattttttcaaatttaactGTTAAAACCTAGTGTATTTAACTTGGTTATCAACCATCCTTAAACTACATATTAACTTATATTAAGAAAAACAATAGACATACAGCATATGAGGAAGTTGAATTCATTTCAAGGGATAGAATTTTCGAACCTTCCGAAAGTGCTCCAGAGTGacttattgtttattgttaaaataatttaacggGCCACGCTGGGCCTGATTACTAAGACGCTTAACTGTTATAGGGACGGACGGTtcgaattcaattaaaaagcgCAGCGTGTGGCATgtccggttggtgacgatTACTTAAACAGTTATATTCACGGTACATACGAAGAAAGGGATCGAAGGCGACAAAACGGGGTCTGTGATCTTCTACATCAAGCAGCGTCCTTGGGCGacgcggcctggttgggacttTTCGACCATAGTACTGACATATCAACGATGATTCCTTCGTAAATTGGTGCGTGTGTCAAACTATACATTTTGGCACCTCTGTTGAGCCTTTGCTTTGAACCAGACTTTGGGTGATTGAAGTATTACTCGGGTGATTGAACCAGCCTGATCATATGATGTACAGCTAGGTGACCGCGGTGACGCTCTTTTCAAGGTGCTGgttgccaaccggtcatattAAAGCCTGAGGAAGCTTAcccactcaaaatacctgtcgcggcAGATGAAGCTGGGACTATACAAAATATTCAtggtcccagtactcacatacgcctctgagacatgggcTTTGTCAAAAACTGACGatgccctcttagccgcgttcgtgAGGAAGATGCTGAGAAGGAATTTTGGCCcttatgtgtggaaggaaaatggatgagcgagccgctacaatgacgagctctacgagctaaacgatgatctcactatcgtggagcaaattagactcgccagatCCCAGTGAGCTGGTCACGTCCttagaatgacaccggatgTTAAACCCGGCcagtaaagtccttttaggccgtctacacggacagaggagacgTGGTAGACCCAAAGTGAAATGgcgtgatggtgttgatgcgtccgccagaacggctgGAATAATgcattagcagacgacggcgctggaccgtgagcggtatcgaggattgttgcagcagtcCAAGACCGTGAAACGGTTGTAGCACCTGATAAGGAAGGAATGTTCCCCCGAGGTTGTCAAGAGTTCTCGAGGTCTAAATATTGTGCAGGGAAGCTACCATCACAAGCTCTGGACCTACCATCGGCTCTGGAGATGGCGCAATATATCTGATCTTAAGTTGGTCTACCTTCGTTTGCGAGATGGTAAGCGTTTTCATTTTCGGCACCAATCTGGTGCTGATATCCAGTAGAGTGTAAGTGTTCCTTCTTCTTTAAAAGAGTTGATCAACTGTATGTGGGGATTACGGATGGAGCCCTTCAAGCGGAGCGTTTTCAACGCACTTTTTAAGTAAAGACCGGATAAGGCTAGGATCGTCCGCTATTGTGGCTTCTTTTGCTCCTTGGTTAGATGGCTATAGCTTGTGCTGCAAATATGAAagttttgtcttctttttcttcttttctgtaCTTATTCCGCTGGTAAGAGAGTGCAACGCACTGCTCAACTACTTATATGAGGAATGACCACCATTGGCCATATGTCCTAGTCCTACGGAGTCTTGTCCGAAAGCTTTACGCTACAGCTTGCTTTTGAGGATCTGATTCTACAGCCTGCAGTTCCTATTGTACATTCGTGTGAGCCTACAGCCGAAATTGAATATTAAACAATGCAAAGGGGCTAGCGCAACATAGCATTTATTAATACCGTATGGAATACCGCCGGGACCCGAGACAAAAAGCAGCTTAAGACGACGCTAGGCACGTTTTACCGTGTTTTACGATGATTGTTTGGTGCTCGATTTTTGCATTCCAAACAATTGCTCGCTAAAGAAAAACGCTAGCTTTCCCCAGCCATTTACAATCAAAACCAAGCTCCCCCTAGTTCCTGGAGTTCTACCGAACACACAACCATTTATTGATGAAAGCATATtggaataataaaacaaacccacGCACCCACAAAAATACCCGTGGCAACCACGAATTTTCAAACCACCTCAACCCGGGCACTCCCGCTCATCCATCCAGACCGGCGTTTTTTCATCTTGCCTCGCCCGTTGGTGGTTGATGCAATTTTTACAGCGTGATTGAATTGGTGCCATGGTGCAACAAATTTTCTCACAGCGATAAATGAAGTATcaatttgaaattaatttgtcCTCGGACAACAAATACACCGCCACCCGTCCCCCCTCCTCCCGCCCACTTGTGGCAACAATCCATCACCGAACCATTATTAGCATACGACAAACGGCCAAATAGCGAACGCAGCATTGTTGGTCGAATATTGCATTCGTCCATTTCATCCGCGCGGCGGACACATCGCATCACTTTAACTGGGCCAGCTCACCCCCACTCGCTCGCGCACACTCACGGACATTTGCTGACATTTTCAGGAGTTTCGATTGACATAACCCTTGGCAACCCTTTGGTGGGTGGGATTATACGCGTCGAGCTTTCCGGGCGGTGGGAAGCGGTGAAAATTCAATTCGGAAGCCAATATTTACCGTTGCACATTGGGGTGGGGGGTGGAAAAGTCTTGCTGCGTTGCATAATTCGCACCAGCCAGCATGCATATTCGATTCCGGC
It contains:
- the LOC118512003 gene encoding GTP-binding protein Di-Ras1; the encoded protein is MKMSDFERIRLVILGGAGVGKSCIIKRFLFKTYSDKYRPTVEDLYNREYDLGSVTLKVDILDTSGEMQFPAMRRLSIATAHAFLLVYATTSEGSLGCIKQCFEEIREQRADFQDIPMVIVGNKYDLTSSHREVRIEDVSEWVFCELPKLKVKVLECSAKDDYNIMEIFRTFVTLSRILPVNGSAESGSGLKRRSSAYVSASSKAKSRIGSPSIGGCEKPKDSSFLAASTSEGTSSGSGVLAGVSGSDVKAKPRSRSLIRRSSRKTKQQIQNASGAEDCNIQ